A single region of the Streptomyces sp. AM 4-1-1 genome encodes:
- a CDS encoding 6-phosphofructokinase: MRVGVLTGGGDCPGLNAVIRAIVRKGTQEYGYDFIGFRDGWRGALEGITVPLSVPAVHGILPRGGTILGSSRTNPLRAEDGVRRIQDGLAAHGVDALVAIGGEDTLGVAAVLSGEHGVNCVGVPKTIDNDLSGTDYTFGFDTAVSIATEAIDRLHTTAESHMRVLVVEVMGRHAGWIALHSGLAGGANVILIPEQRFDVEQVCAWVDSRFRASYAPIVVVAEGAVPADGELVLKDATHDAFGHVRLSGVGEWLAKEIESRTGNEARTTVLGHVQRGGTPSAFDRWLATRFGLHAIEAVRDGDFGVMVALRGTDIVRVPIAEATARLKTVDPALYAEAGVFFG; encoded by the coding sequence ATGCGGGTCGGAGTTCTGACCGGCGGCGGCGACTGCCCGGGTCTCAACGCGGTCATCCGCGCCATCGTCCGCAAGGGCACGCAGGAGTACGGGTACGACTTCATCGGCTTCCGGGACGGCTGGCGCGGGGCGCTGGAGGGCATCACCGTCCCGCTCTCCGTCCCCGCCGTGCACGGCATCCTGCCGCGCGGCGGCACCATCCTCGGTTCCTCGCGCACCAATCCGCTGCGGGCCGAGGACGGGGTGCGCAGGATTCAGGACGGTCTCGCCGCGCACGGCGTCGACGCGCTCGTCGCGATCGGCGGCGAGGACACCCTCGGGGTGGCGGCGGTGCTGTCCGGCGAGCACGGCGTCAACTGCGTCGGTGTCCCCAAGACCATCGACAACGATCTCTCCGGCACCGACTACACCTTCGGCTTCGACACGGCCGTCTCCATCGCCACCGAGGCCATCGACCGCCTCCACACCACCGCCGAATCCCATATGCGGGTCCTCGTCGTCGAGGTCATGGGGCGGCACGCGGGCTGGATCGCGCTCCACTCCGGCCTGGCGGGCGGTGCGAACGTCATCCTCATCCCCGAGCAGCGCTTCGACGTCGAGCAGGTCTGCGCGTGGGTCGACTCCCGCTTCCGGGCGAGCTACGCGCCGATCGTGGTGGTCGCGGAAGGGGCCGTGCCCGCCGACGGCGAGCTGGTCCTCAAGGACGCCACACACGACGCGTTCGGCCATGTCCGGCTCTCCGGCGTCGGCGAGTGGCTGGCCAAGGAGATCGAGAGCCGCACGGGGAACGAGGCGAGAACCACCGTCCTCGGTCACGTCCAGCGCGGCGGCACCCCCAGCGCCTTCGACCGCTGGCTGGCCACCCGGTTCGGACTGCACGCCATCGAGGCCGTCCGGGACGGGGACTTCGGTGTCATGGTCGCCCTGCGCGGTACGGACATCGTACGGGTGCCGATCGCCGAGGCCACCGCCCGGCTCAAGACGGTCGATCCGGCGCTCTACGCGGAGGCGGGTGTCTTCTTCGGCTGA
- a CDS encoding response regulator transcription factor, translated as MVVDDHPMWRDAVARDLTESGFEVVATAGDGPQAVRRARAVSPDVLVLDLNLPGMPGVQVCKELVGSHPGLRVLVLSASGEHADVLEAVKSGATGYLLKSASTRELTEAVRSTAAGDPVFTPGLAGLVLGEYRRLASEPVPVASDEPKAPQLTDRETEVLRLVAKGLSYKQIAERLVISHRTVQNHVQNTLGKLQLHNRVELVRYAIERGLDDA; from the coding sequence ATGGTGGTCGACGACCACCCGATGTGGCGCGACGCGGTCGCCCGCGATCTCACCGAGTCCGGCTTCGAGGTCGTCGCGACCGCGGGCGACGGGCCGCAGGCCGTGCGCCGGGCCAGGGCCGTCTCCCCGGACGTCCTCGTCCTCGACCTCAATCTGCCGGGAATGCCCGGCGTCCAGGTCTGCAAGGAGCTGGTCGGCTCGCACCCCGGGCTGCGGGTCCTGGTCCTCTCCGCCAGCGGCGAGCACGCCGATGTGCTGGAGGCGGTCAAGTCCGGCGCCACCGGCTATCTGCTGAAGTCGGCCAGTACGCGGGAGCTGACCGAGGCGGTGCGCTCCACCGCCGCCGGCGATCCGGTCTTCACCCCCGGGCTCGCGGGACTGGTCCTCGGCGAGTACCGCAGGCTCGCGTCCGAACCCGTACCCGTGGCGTCCGACGAACCGAAGGCCCCGCAGCTCACCGATCGCGAGACCGAGGTGCTGCGCCTGGTCGCCAAGGGACTGTCGTACAAGCAGATCGCCGAGCGGCTGGTCATCTCGCACCGCACCGTCCAGAACCACGTCCAGAACACCCTGGGCAAGCTCCAGTTGCACAACAGGGTGGAGCTGGTGCGGTACGCCATCGAGCGCGGCCTCGACGACGCCTGA
- a CDS encoding DUF5931 domain-containing protein, whose protein sequence is MVKRERVVRMSVEQPLWRALTGYRILTVIYAVLLAVFGREKYERPWVAVVTLTFIGVWTVVTLPRVANAASCTKRFLGADLTVALAGILLTPLADFDAQHMDGPTLPSIWTAGSVLAFAIKGGWRWAAFASTFVAAANIVERGEPSRDTFHNVLLVWVASIAIGYVVEVARASERTLARALEIEAATRERERLARDIHDSVLQVLAMVQRRGTALGGEAAELGRMAGEQEIALRTLVSSGLVPPTRASEDSADGAVVRTVETDDEPDGPAVRDVRTLLAPHAGARISFAEPGTPVLLAPEAARELAAAVGAALDNVRVHAGPDARTWILVEDEPDEVIVTVRDDGPGIPEGRLAQAEGEGRLGVAQSIRGRLRDLGGTAELISVPGQGTEVELKVPKVSRGKAGSTR, encoded by the coding sequence ATGGTCAAGCGCGAGCGGGTCGTACGGATGTCGGTCGAGCAGCCCTTGTGGCGTGCGCTGACCGGGTACCGAATCCTGACCGTGATCTACGCCGTGCTGCTCGCCGTCTTCGGCCGGGAGAAGTACGAGCGTCCGTGGGTGGCCGTCGTCACGCTCACCTTCATCGGCGTGTGGACGGTCGTCACCCTCCCGAGGGTCGCCAACGCGGCGAGCTGCACCAAGCGCTTCCTCGGCGCCGACCTCACCGTGGCGCTCGCCGGCATACTCCTCACCCCGCTCGCCGACTTCGACGCCCAGCACATGGACGGACCGACCCTGCCGTCCATCTGGACCGCGGGGTCGGTGCTCGCGTTCGCGATCAAGGGCGGCTGGCGGTGGGCGGCCTTCGCCTCGACCTTCGTGGCCGCCGCCAACATCGTCGAACGCGGCGAACCCAGCCGGGACACCTTCCACAACGTCCTGCTGGTCTGGGTCGCCTCCATCGCCATCGGGTACGTCGTCGAGGTCGCCCGCGCCAGTGAACGCACCCTGGCCCGCGCCCTGGAGATCGAGGCGGCCACCCGCGAACGCGAACGGCTGGCCCGGGACATCCACGACAGCGTGCTCCAGGTCCTGGCGATGGTGCAGCGCCGGGGCACCGCCCTGGGCGGGGAGGCCGCCGAGCTGGGCCGGATGGCGGGCGAGCAGGAGATCGCCCTGCGCACCCTGGTCTCCAGCGGACTGGTGCCGCCCACCCGGGCCTCCGAGGACTCCGCCGACGGCGCGGTGGTCCGTACCGTCGAGACCGACGACGAGCCGGACGGACCGGCCGTCCGCGATGTACGGACACTGCTCGCCCCGCACGCCGGTGCCCGGATCAGCTTCGCGGAGCCGGGCACCCCGGTGCTGCTCGCGCCCGAGGCGGCGCGGGAGCTGGCCGCGGCCGTCGGCGCGGCCCTGGACAATGTCCGGGTGCACGCGGGCCCGGACGCCCGGACCTGGATCTTGGTCGAGGACGAACCGGACGAGGTGATCGTGACGGTCCGGGACGACGGTCCGGGCATCCCGGAGGGACGGCTCGCGCAGGCCGAGGGGGAGGGGCGGCTCGGGGTCGCCCAGTCGATCCGCGGCCGGCTCCGTGATCTGGGTGGCACGGCGGAGCTGATCTCGGTCCCGGGTCAGGGCACCGAGGTGGAGTTGAAGGTACCGAAGGTCTCACGGGGTAAGGCGGGTTCGACACGATGA
- a CDS encoding 1-acyl-sn-glycerol-3-phosphate acyltransferase → MIYGAMKFSIGGSLKLAFRPWVEGLENIPAHGPAILASNHLSFSDSFFLPAVLDRKVTFIAKAEYFTAPGVKGKLTAAFFKGVGQLPVDRSGARGAGEAAIKAGIQVIEEGGLFGIYPEGTRSPDGRLYRGKPGGLARVALATGAPVIPVAMIDTEKIQPPGKVMPKLMRPGIKIGKPLDFARYHGMDGDRFILRSVTDEVMYEIMKLSGQEYVDIYATAAKRQIAEEAKRRAEEAKQAARAAKTAEAAETAEAAGGSDAAAGDDAADRGGRPGPDGTGA, encoded by the coding sequence TTGATCTACGGCGCAATGAAGTTCTCCATCGGTGGCTCTCTGAAGCTCGCCTTCAGGCCGTGGGTGGAGGGCCTGGAGAACATTCCCGCGCACGGGCCCGCGATCCTCGCGAGCAACCATCTGTCGTTCTCCGACTCGTTCTTCCTGCCGGCCGTTCTGGACCGCAAGGTCACCTTCATCGCCAAGGCGGAGTACTTCACCGCGCCCGGTGTGAAGGGAAAGCTCACCGCGGCCTTCTTCAAGGGCGTCGGACAGCTCCCGGTGGACCGGTCGGGGGCCCGGGGAGCCGGTGAGGCGGCCATCAAGGCCGGTATCCAGGTCATCGAGGAGGGCGGACTCTTCGGCATCTACCCGGAGGGCACCCGCTCGCCCGACGGACGGCTCTACCGGGGCAAGCCCGGCGGTCTCGCCCGGGTGGCACTGGCCACGGGGGCGCCCGTCATCCCGGTCGCGATGATCGACACGGAGAAGATCCAGCCACCGGGGAAGGTCATGCCCAAGCTGATGCGGCCGGGCATCAAGATCGGCAAGCCGCTCGACTTCGCCCGCTACCACGGCATGGACGGCGACCGCTTCATCCTGCGCTCGGTGACCGACGAGGTCATGTACGAGATCATGAAGCTCTCCGGTCAGGAGTACGTCGACATCTACGCGACGGCCGCCAAACGCCAGATCGCGGAGGAGGCGAAGCGCCGGGCGGAGGAGGCGAAGCAGGCGGCCAGGGCCGCGAAGACCGCCGAAGCGGCTGAGACGGCCGAGGCCGCCGGTGGGTCGGACGCGGCTGCCGGGGACGACGCGGCGGACCGGGGCGGACGGCCGGGGCCGGACGGGACCGGCGCCTGA
- a CDS encoding alpha/beta fold hydrolase — MPVLPGAEPFRHEGGEVGVLLCHGFTGSPRSMRPWADHLAERGLTVSLPLLPGHGTRWEDMQITRWQDWYATVDRELRELRDRCSQVFVFGLSMGGALALRLAARHGDSVTGLVLVNPANKVHGLSAYALPVARHLVRTTKGLTDDIARPHTTELGYGRVPLHAAHSLRAFFRLVDGELPQVTQPLLLVHSREDHVVPPADSARVLSRISSTDVEEILLEQSYHVATLDHDAERIFDESYRFIGRLAPSVGKKGSTSGG; from the coding sequence GTGCCGGTCCTTCCCGGAGCCGAGCCGTTCCGCCATGAAGGCGGAGAGGTCGGCGTCCTTCTCTGTCACGGATTCACCGGTTCGCCGCGATCGATGCGCCCGTGGGCGGATCATCTGGCGGAGCGCGGGCTGACGGTCTCACTGCCGCTGCTGCCGGGGCACGGCACGAGGTGGGAGGACATGCAGATCACCCGCTGGCAGGACTGGTACGCGACGGTGGACCGGGAACTGCGTGAGCTGCGGGACAGGTGCTCCCAGGTCTTCGTGTTCGGGCTCTCCATGGGCGGCGCGCTCGCGTTGCGGCTGGCCGCGAGGCACGGCGACTCGGTCACCGGCCTGGTGCTGGTCAACCCCGCCAACAAGGTGCACGGACTCTCGGCGTACGCGCTGCCCGTCGCGCGCCACCTGGTGCGCACGACGAAGGGCCTGACGGACGACATCGCCCGGCCGCACACCACCGAACTGGGGTACGGCCGGGTGCCGCTGCACGCGGCTCACTCGCTGCGGGCGTTCTTCCGTCTGGTCGACGGCGAACTGCCGCAGGTCACCCAGCCGCTCCTGCTGGTGCACAGCCGGGAGGACCACGTGGTGCCCCCGGCCGACTCGGCCCGCGTCCTCAGCCGGATCTCGTCCACGGACGTCGAGGAGATCCTGTTGGAACAGAGCTACCACGTCGCGACGTTGGACCACGATGCGGAGCGGATCTTCGATGAGAGCTACCGGTTCATCGGCCGCCTCGCACCCAGTGTCGGGAAGAAGGGGAGCACGTCCGGTGGCTGA
- a CDS encoding endonuclease/exonuclease/phosphatase family protein, with translation MITTPLPDSRTEPDGSVVVRVLCYNVRSLRDDREALVRVIRACVPDLVFVQEAPRFFRWRKKAARLAARAGLVVLGGGATAAGPLLLSSLRVAVERVEDVLLPRTPGLHRRGFATAVVRIGGTRIGLLSCHLGLDAAERTVQAGTLLDRLDAMEAPHAIVAGDLNDVPEGPAFRKLTDRLQDCWSVRPWGGEHTFSSDAPRRRIDAVLATDAVEVLGCGVPRGLPGVTDADLRAATDHLPVLAVLRVPAGG, from the coding sequence ATGATCACGACACCGCTGCCCGACTCCCGTACCGAGCCGGACGGTTCGGTCGTCGTCAGAGTGCTCTGCTACAACGTCCGCTCGCTGCGCGACGACCGCGAGGCGCTGGTCCGCGTGATCCGCGCCTGCGTACCCGATCTGGTCTTCGTCCAGGAGGCCCCGCGCTTCTTCCGCTGGCGCAAGAAGGCCGCCCGGCTCGCCGCCCGCGCCGGGCTGGTCGTCCTCGGCGGCGGGGCGACCGCGGCCGGACCGCTGCTCCTGAGTTCGCTGCGCGTCGCCGTGGAACGCGTCGAGGACGTACTGCTGCCGCGTACTCCCGGACTGCACCGGAGGGGTTTCGCCACGGCGGTGGTACGGATCGGCGGCACCCGGATCGGACTGCTCAGCTGTCATCTCGGTCTGGACGCCGCCGAGCGGACGGTCCAGGCGGGAACGCTGCTCGACCGGCTGGACGCGATGGAGGCGCCGCACGCGATCGTGGCGGGTGACCTCAACGACGTACCGGAGGGGCCCGCCTTCCGGAAGCTGACGGACCGGCTCCAGGACTGCTGGTCGGTCCGGCCGTGGGGCGGCGAGCACACCTTCTCGTCCGACGCGCCACGCAGGCGCATCGACGCCGTCCTCGCCACGGACGCCGTCGAAGTCCTCGGCTGCGGGGTGCCGAGGGGGCTGCCGGGGGTGACGGACGCGGATCTGCGCGCGGCGACGGACCATCTGCCGGTGCTGGCGGTGCTACGGGTCCCGGCGGGCGGCTGA
- a CDS encoding ROK family glucokinase, translated as MGLTIGVDIGGTKIAAGVVDEEGHILSTFKVPTPATAEGIVDAICAAVGGASDGHEIEAVGVGAAGYVDDKRATVLFAPNIDWRHEPLKDKVEQRVGLPVVVENDANAAAWGEYRFGAGQGHEDVICITLGTGLGGGIIIGNKLRRGRFGVAAEFGHIRVVPDGLLCGCGSQGCWEQYASGRALVRYAKQRANATPENAPILLALGDGTPEGIEGPHISEAARQGCPVAVDSFRELARWAGAGLADLASLFDPSAFIVGGGVSDEGELVLDPIRKSFRRWLIGGQWRPHAQVLAAQLGGKAGLVGAADLARQG; from the coding sequence ATGGGACTCACCATCGGCGTCGACATCGGCGGCACGAAGATCGCAGCGGGAGTGGTCGACGAAGAGGGCCATATCCTCTCGACGTTCAAAGTGCCGACTCCCGCGACGGCCGAAGGCATCGTCGACGCCATCTGCGCGGCGGTGGGCGGCGCGAGCGACGGACACGAGATCGAGGCGGTCGGCGTCGGAGCCGCCGGATACGTCGACGACAAGCGTGCCACCGTGCTCTTCGCGCCGAACATCGACTGGCGGCACGAACCACTGAAGGACAAGGTCGAGCAGCGCGTCGGCCTGCCCGTGGTCGTCGAGAACGACGCCAACGCCGCCGCCTGGGGCGAGTACCGCTTCGGCGCGGGCCAGGGGCACGAGGATGTCATCTGCATCACCCTCGGTACCGGCCTGGGCGGCGGCATCATCATCGGCAACAAGCTGCGCCGCGGACGCTTCGGGGTGGCCGCCGAGTTCGGCCACATCCGGGTCGTCCCGGACGGCCTGCTGTGCGGCTGCGGCAGCCAGGGCTGCTGGGAGCAGTACGCCTCCGGACGCGCCCTCGTCCGGTACGCCAAGCAGCGCGCCAACGCCACCCCGGAGAACGCCCCGATCCTGCTGGCGCTCGGCGACGGGACGCCCGAGGGCATCGAGGGCCCGCACATCAGTGAGGCCGCCCGGCAGGGCTGCCCGGTGGCCGTCGACTCGTTCCGCGAACTGGCCCGTTGGGCCGGCGCCGGACTCGCCGACCTCGCCTCGCTCTTCGACCCGTCGGCGTTCATCGTCGGCGGCGGTGTCTCGGACGAGGGCGAGCTGGTGCTCGACCCCATCCGCAAGTCGTTCCGGCGCTGGCTGATCGGCGGCCAGTGGCGACCGCACGCCCAGGTGCTCGCGGCCCAACTGGGCGGCAAGGCAGGGCTCGTGGGTGCGGCGGACCTGGCCCGGCAGGGCTGA
- a CDS encoding ArsA-related P-loop ATPase: MRTVLVTGPGGAGRTTVAAATALAAARRGHRTLLLTADPVPGFPRTTTPTPVTDNLRYARVDSGAHFRAELLALQDQASGVLDLLGGKRLDAEEITELPGGAQLALLHTLRRAAAGELTEDGQDLLVVELPPLTDALALLALPEQLRRYLRRLLPPERQAARALRPMLAQLAGVPMPAQWLYETAARRDAELAAVQTLIEDRATTVRLVAEPGPAAEDALRTARTGLALHGLRVDTLVANRVLPGHCGDPWLATLAAQQRKCLSRWHEEWPPATALCEVPHIGRDPRGVDDLTLLDTAADGDTSGPPGARERTSAGGGLAGTGLDPGRTPGRADAPWWIEHPPAPDDAPRDGRITTGTRPDEPEGTLVWNLPLPGAVKEDVHLVRRGDELFLTVGPFRRIMPLESGLRRCTVVGAALTEGVLRVRFAPDPALWPRTH; encoded by the coding sequence GTGCGTACGGTCCTCGTCACCGGCCCCGGCGGCGCCGGCCGTACCACCGTCGCCGCGGCCACCGCCCTGGCCGCGGCCCGCCGCGGCCACCGCACCCTGCTCCTCACCGCGGACCCGGTACCCGGATTCCCCCGGACCACGACGCCCACCCCCGTCACGGACAACCTCCGGTACGCCCGCGTCGACTCCGGCGCCCACTTCCGCGCGGAACTCCTCGCGCTCCAGGACCAGGCGTCCGGCGTCCTCGACCTGCTCGGCGGCAAGCGGCTCGACGCCGAGGAGATCACCGAACTGCCCGGCGGCGCCCAGCTCGCCCTCCTGCACACCCTGCGCCGGGCCGCCGCCGGCGAGCTCACGGAGGACGGCCAGGACCTCCTCGTCGTCGAACTGCCACCGCTGACCGACGCGCTCGCCCTGCTCGCCCTCCCCGAACAGCTCCGCCGCTATCTGCGCCGGCTGCTGCCTCCCGAACGGCAGGCCGCCCGCGCGCTGCGCCCGATGCTCGCCCAGCTCGCCGGTGTCCCGATGCCCGCGCAGTGGCTGTACGAGACCGCCGCCCGCCGGGACGCCGAACTGGCCGCCGTCCAGACCCTGATCGAGGACCGCGCCACCACCGTCCGGCTGGTCGCCGAACCCGGTCCCGCCGCCGAGGACGCCCTGCGCACCGCCCGTACCGGGCTCGCCCTGCACGGACTGCGCGTCGACACCCTGGTGGCCAACCGGGTGCTGCCCGGCCACTGCGGCGATCCCTGGCTCGCCACCCTGGCCGCCCAGCAGCGCAAGTGCCTGAGCCGCTGGCACGAGGAGTGGCCACCCGCCACCGCCCTGTGCGAGGTGCCCCACATCGGCCGCGACCCCAGGGGCGTCGACGACCTCACGCTGCTGGACACCGCGGCGGACGGTGACACCTCCGGACCGCCCGGGGCCCGTGAGCGCACGTCCGCCGGCGGCGGACTCGCCGGGACCGGGCTCGACCCGGGGCGTACGCCGGGGCGCGCGGACGCCCCCTGGTGGATCGAGCACCCTCCCGCGCCGGACGACGCGCCCCGGGACGGCCGGATCACGACGGGCACGCGTCCGGACGAGCCCGAGGGCACCCTCGTCTGGAACCTGCCGCTGCCCGGAGCCGTCAAGGAGGACGTCCACCTGGTGCGCCGGGGCGACGAACTGTTCCTCACCGTCGGCCCGTTCCGTCGGATCATGCCCCTGGAGTCCGGGCTGCGCCGCTGCACGGTCGTCGGGGCCGCGCTGACCGAAGGGGTGCTCCGGGTCCGGTTCGCCCCGGACCCCGCACTGTGGCCGCGTACCCACTGA
- a CDS encoding SRPBCC family protein, protein MAEHTSSTITIEAAPADVMGVIADFARYPEWTGEVKEADVLATDDRGRAEKVRLVLDAGAIKDDHTLAYTWTGETEVSWTLVKSQMLRALDGSYALAPLGEGERTEVTYRLTVDVKIPMLGMIKRKAEKVIIDRALAGLKKRVESVPKD, encoded by the coding sequence ATGGCTGAACACACCAGCTCGACCATCACGATCGAGGCGGCACCGGCCGACGTCATGGGAGTGATCGCCGACTTCGCCCGCTACCCGGAGTGGACCGGCGAGGTCAAGGAGGCCGACGTCCTCGCGACCGACGACCGGGGCCGCGCGGAGAAGGTCCGGCTCGTCCTGGACGCCGGGGCGATCAAGGACGACCACACCCTCGCGTACACCTGGACCGGTGAGACCGAGGTCAGCTGGACCCTGGTGAAGTCGCAGATGCTGCGCGCCCTCGACGGTTCCTACGCGCTCGCCCCGCTCGGCGAGGGCGAGCGCACCGAGGTCACCTACCGGCTCACCGTCGACGTCAAGATCCCGATGCTCGGCATGATCAAACGCAAGGCGGAGAAGGTCATCATCGACCGCGCGCTGGCCGGTCTGAAGAAGCGCGTCGAGTCCGTCCCGAAGGACTGA
- a CDS encoding metallophosphoesterase, with amino-acid sequence MPAGPDSRDTTAPPRTRVHVVSDVHGNAEALARAGDGADALVCLGDLVLFLDYADHSRGIFPDLFGKENADRIVELRTARRFEEAREFGRGLWAGLDREAATLAAVRKQYAELFAAFPTPTYATYGNVDVPGLWPEYARSGTTVLDGERAEIGGRVFGFVGGGLRTPMRTPYEIGDEEYAAKIEAVGEVDVLCTHIPPDVPELTYDTVARRFERGSRALLDAIHRTRPRYALFGHVHQPLARRMRIGATECVNVGHFASTGRPWALEW; translated from the coding sequence ATGCCAGCAGGACCGGACAGCCGAGACACCACCGCCCCGCCTCGCACCCGCGTCCACGTCGTCAGCGACGTGCACGGCAACGCCGAGGCCCTGGCCCGCGCCGGGGACGGCGCCGACGCCCTGGTCTGCCTGGGCGACCTGGTGCTCTTCCTCGACTACGCCGATCACTCGCGCGGCATCTTCCCCGACCTCTTCGGGAAGGAGAACGCCGACCGGATCGTCGAACTGCGCACCGCGCGCCGCTTCGAGGAGGCCCGCGAGTTCGGCCGGGGCCTGTGGGCCGGGCTCGACCGGGAGGCCGCCACGCTCGCCGCCGTGCGCAAGCAGTACGCCGAGCTGTTCGCGGCCTTCCCGACCCCGACGTACGCCACCTACGGGAACGTCGACGTCCCCGGCCTCTGGCCCGAGTACGCCCGGTCGGGCACCACCGTCCTCGACGGCGAGCGCGCCGAGATCGGCGGCCGGGTCTTCGGGTTCGTCGGCGGCGGCCTGCGGACCCCGATGCGCACCCCGTACGAGATCGGCGACGAGGAGTACGCGGCCAAGATCGAGGCGGTCGGCGAGGTCGACGTGCTGTGCACCCACATCCCGCCCGACGTGCCCGAGCTGACGTACGACACCGTCGCCCGCCGCTTCGAACGCGGCAGCCGGGCCCTGCTCGACGCCATCCACCGGACACGGCCCCGGTACGCCCTTTTCGGCCATGTCCATCAGCCCCTCGCGCGCCGGATGCGGATCGGTGCCACCGAGTGCGTCAACGTCGGCCACTTCGCGTCCACCGGCCGCCCCTGGGCCCTGGAATGGTGA
- a CDS encoding AMP-dependent synthetase/ligase yields MREFSLPALYEVPSDGNLTDLIRRNAAQHPDVAVMSRKEGDSWVDVTATRFLAEVRAVAKGLIAAEVRPGDRVALMSRTRYEWVLLDFAIWSAGAVTVPVYETSSAEQVQWILSDSGAVAVIVESDAHAGSLASVRDELPELRRTWQIDRGAVDELASAGAGVSEETVDARSAAARADDPATIVYTSGTTGRPKGCVLTHRSFFAECGNVVERLKPLFRTGECSILLFLPAAHVFGRLVEVAAVMAPIRLGCVPDIKNLTDELASFRPTLILGVPRVFEKVYNAARAKAQADGKGKIFDRAAETAIAYSRALSTPQGPSIGLRLRHLVFDKLVYRKLRAVLGGRGEHAISGGAPLGERLGHFYRGIGFTVLEGYGLTESCAASAFNPWDRQKIGTVGQPLPGSVVRIADDGEVLLHGEHLFTGYWNNEQATADALADGWFHTGDIGTLDEDGYLAITGRKKEIIVTAGGKNVAPAVIEDRIRAHALVAECMVVGDGRPFVGALITLDEDFLTRWADEHGKPAGSTAAALRDDPELLAEVQRAVDDGNAAVSKAESVRKFRVLSAQFTEEAGHITPSLKLKRNVVAKDFADEVESIYRG; encoded by the coding sequence TTGCGCGAGTTCAGCCTTCCGGCCCTGTACGAGGTCCCTTCGGACGGCAACCTGACGGATCTCATCCGCCGCAACGCCGCTCAGCATCCCGACGTCGCGGTGATGAGCCGCAAGGAGGGTGACTCCTGGGTCGACGTCACCGCCACCCGGTTCCTGGCCGAGGTGAGAGCCGTCGCGAAGGGGCTGATCGCCGCGGAGGTGCGGCCCGGCGACCGGGTGGCCCTGATGTCCCGTACCCGGTACGAGTGGGTGCTGCTGGACTTCGCGATCTGGAGCGCGGGAGCGGTCACCGTGCCGGTGTACGAGACCAGTTCGGCCGAGCAGGTGCAGTGGATTCTCAGCGACTCGGGCGCGGTGGCGGTGATCGTGGAGAGCGACGCGCACGCCGGATCGCTCGCCTCCGTCCGGGACGAACTGCCGGAGCTGCGGCGGACGTGGCAGATCGACAGGGGCGCGGTCGACGAACTGGCCTCGGCGGGCGCGGGCGTCTCCGAGGAGACGGTCGACGCGCGCAGCGCGGCGGCGCGGGCGGACGACCCGGCGACCATCGTCTACACCTCGGGCACCACCGGCCGCCCGAAGGGCTGTGTGCTGACGCACCGCAGCTTCTTCGCGGAGTGCGGCAATGTGGTGGAGCGGCTGAAGCCCCTCTTCCGTACCGGCGAGTGTTCCATCCTGCTCTTCCTGCCCGCCGCCCATGTCTTCGGGCGGCTGGTCGAGGTCGCGGCGGTGATGGCCCCGATCAGGCTCGGCTGCGTACCGGACATCAAGAACCTCACCGACGAACTCGCCTCCTTCCGGCCGACGTTGATCCTCGGTGTGCCGCGCGTCTTCGAGAAGGTCTACAACGCGGCGCGGGCCAAGGCGCAGGCGGACGGCAAGGGGAAGATCTTCGACCGGGCGGCGGAGACCGCGATCGCCTACAGCCGCGCGCTGAGCACTCCGCAGGGTCCGTCGATCGGTCTGCGGTTGAGGCACCTGGTGTTCGACAAGCTGGTGTACCGCAAGCTGCGGGCGGTGCTCGGGGGACGCGGCGAGCACGCGATCTCGGGCGGCGCCCCGCTGGGCGAACGGCTGGGTCACTTCTACCGGGGCATCGGCTTCACGGTCCTGGAGGGGTACGGCCTGACGGAGAGCTGCGCGGCCAGCGCCTTCAACCCGTGGGACCGGCAGAAGATCGGCACGGTGGGCCAGCCGCTGCCCGGCTCGGTGGTCCGGATCGCGGACGACGGCGAGGTGCTGCTGCACGGCGAGCACCTGTTCACGGGTTACTGGAACAACGAGCAGGCGACGGCCGACGCGCTGGCCGACGGCTGGTTCCACACGGGCGACATCGGGACCCTGGACGAGGACGGCTATCTCGCGATCACCGGCCGCAAGAAGGAGATCATCGTGACGGCGGGCGGCAAGAACGTCGCCCCGGCCGTCATCGAGGACCGTATCCGCGCGCACGCCCTGGTCGCGGAGTGCATGGTGGTCGGCGACGGGCGGCCGTTCGTGGGCGCGCTGATCACCCTCGACGAGGACTTCCTGACACGCTGGGCCGACGAGCACGGCAAGCCGGCCGGTTCGACGGCGGCGGCGCTGCGTGACGATCCGGAGCTGCTGGCCGAGGTGCAGCGGGCGGTGGACGACGGGAACGCGGCCGTGTCCAAGGCGGAGTCGGTACGGAAGTTCCGTGTGCTGTCCGCGCAATTCACCGAGGAGGCGGGGCACATCACGCCGTCCCTGAAGCTGAAGCGGAACGTGGTGGCGAAGGACTTCGCGGACGAGGTGGAGTCGATCTACCGGGGCTGA